From one Bos javanicus breed banteng chromosome 15, ARS-OSU_banteng_1.0, whole genome shotgun sequence genomic stretch:
- the TREH gene encoding trehalase has product MQGRTWGLRLLLLLGLRLGSQEALPPPCGSQIYCHGELLRQVQMAKLYQDDKQFVDMPLSSAPDQVLRHFRELAQTHNLSIPRQELQMFVQEHFRAVGQELQPWTPEDWRDSPQFLQKILDPRLRAWAGQLHQLWKKLGKKVKPEVLSHPEQFSLIYSRHPFIVPGGRFVEFYYWDSYWVMEGLLLSEMPETVKGMLQNFLDLVQTYGHVPNGARVYYLQRSQPPLLTLMMDRYVAHTNDTTFLRDHIETLASELDFWTKNRSISVSSGGKSYILNHYEVPYGGPRPESYSKDAELAATLLEGNRDTLLAELKASAESGWDFSSRWLVGGPNPSSLSSIRTSKLVPVDLNAFLCQAEGLMSNFYSRLGNDSEAAKYRNLRAERMAALKDVLWDEDKGVWFDYDLENEKKNLEFYPSNFAPLWAGCFSDPDDVDKALKYLEDSRILTYQYGIPTSLQKTGQQWDFPNAWAPLQDLVIRGLAKSPSAKAQEVAFQLAQNWIRTNFDVYSKKSAMYEKYDISNGGQPGGGGEYEVQEGFGWTNGVALMLLDRYGDRLSSGAQTALLAPHCLAAALLLSLLPQ; this is encoded by the exons ATGCAGGGGAGGACCTGGGGGCTGCGTCTGCTGCTCCTGCTGGGGTTGAGGCTGGGGTCCCAGgaggccctgcccccaccctgtgGAAG CCAGATTTACTGCCACGGGGAGCTCCTGCGGCAAGTTCAGATGGCCAAACTCTACCAGGATGATAAGCAGTTTGTGGACATGCCACTGTCCTCAGCTCCAG ACCAAGTCCTGAGGCACTTCCGCGAGCTGGCCCAGACCCACAACCTCAGCATCCCCCGGCAGGAGCTGCAAATGTTCGTCCAAGAACACTTTCGGGCTGTGGGGCAGGAGCTGCAGCCCTGGACCCCCGAGGACTGGAGAGACAG CCCCCAGTTTCTGCAGAAGATCTTGGACCCCAGGCTGCGAGCCTGGGCAGGGCAGCTGCACCAACTCTGGAAGAAGCTGGGAAAGAAG GTGAAGCCAGAGGTCCTCAGCCACCCCGAGCAGTTCTCGCTGATCTACTCAAGACACCCCTTCATTGTGCCTGGTGGGCGCTTTGTGGAGTTCTACTACTG GGACTCCTACTGGGTGATGGAGGGTCTACTCCTCTCTGAGATGCCCGAGACAGTGAAGGGCATGCTGCAGAACTTCCTGGACCTGGTGCAGAC GTACGGACACGTCCCCAACGGGGCCCGCGTGTACTACCTGCAGCGGAGCCAGCCCCCGCTGCTGACCCTCATGATGGACCGCTACGTGGCCCACACCAATGACACCACCTTCCTGCG GGACCACATTGAGACCCTGGCCTCGGAGCTGGACTTTTGGACTAAGAACAGGAGCATCTCTGTGAGTTCCGGGGGAAAGAGCTACATCCTGAATCACTACGAAGTCCCTTACGGGGGCCCCAG GCCAGAGTCTTACAGCAAAGACGCAGAGCTGGCCGCCACCTTGCTGGAAG GGAACCGGGACACTCTGCTGGCCGAGCTCAAGGCCAGCGCTGAGTCCGGCTGGGACTTCTCCTCACGCTGGCTCGTGGGCGGCCCGAACCCCAGTTCGCTCAGCAGCATCCGAACCAGCAAGCTGGTGCCGGTTGACCTCAATGCCTTCTTGTGCCAGGCGGAGGGGCTCATGAGCAACTTCTACTCCAGACTGG GGAATGACTCTGAAGCCGCAAAGTACAGAAATCTGCGAGCCGAGCGCATGGCTGCCCTGAAGGACGTGCTGTGGGATGAGGACAAAGGGGTCTGGTTTGACTATGACCTTGAGAACGAGAAGAAGAATCTGGAGTTTTACCCATCCAACTTTGCTCCTCTCTGGGCCGGCTGCTTCTCTGACCCAGATGATGTGGATAAAGCTCTGAAATACCTTGAG GACAGCCGGATCCTCACCTACCAGTATGGAATCCCGACCTCTCTCCAGAAGACAGGCCAGCAATGGGACTTCCCCAATGCCTGGGCCCCCCTGCAGGACCTGGTCATCAGAG GTCTGGCCAAGTCTCCTTCAGCCAAAGCCCAGGAAGTAGCTTTCCAGCTGGCCCAGAATTGGATCCGAACCAACTTTGATGTCTACTCCAAAAAGTCAGCCATGTATGAGAAG TATGACATCAGCAACGGTGGACAGCCAGGTGGTGGAGGGGAGTATGAAGTTCAG